A region of the Rubripirellula tenax genome:
GTGGTCGCAATCAGGCATCGACGGGACGCGGAAACACTATGCATGGCACAACCACGCACGGCGATATCTTCGCGATCTCGACGATATCCTTCGTCGCTCGCCTGTGCCCGCGTTGATCGCGACGGCTCGCCAACGCCGATTGCCGCAATTCGATCGCATCATCGTGACCGATCTGGACAACACGTTGACGGGCGATGAAGAGTCGCTTCGAGAGTTCGCGGACATGATCGCGCAAAACGATCACATCGGTTTTGGCATCGCAACGGGACGACGACTCGATTCTGCGATGGAGTTGATCGAGGAACTTAACCTGCCCCGGCCCGACGTGATCGACACCGATGCGGGCACTCAGCTGCATTACGGACCAACACTGACGCCGGATTTCAGTTGGCGCAAGCAGATCGGTTTCGCTTGGCAACCTGCGAAAATTCGTGAGCTGTGTGCGACGCTGCCAGGATTTGAAATCCAGCCCGATGTGAATCAATCCGAATACAAGATCAGTTATCTGCTGAACACCGAAATTGCCCCGTCCATTTCGCGAATCAAAAAAAAGCTGCGTGAAGCCGGTTTGCGAGCTAGAGTGATCATGTCGCTGGGCGCCTATCTTGATATCGTTCCCGTTCGCGGCGGCAGCGACTTCTCGATGCGTCATTTGCTGTACAAATGGGGCTTTTCGCCCGAAAAAATGCTCGTTGCTGGCGACTCTGGCAATGATGCGGGAATGATCATGGGGCGGACGCTGGGCGTCGTCGTCGCCAACCACGACAAAGAACTCAAGCGACTCAAGGGTAAGCCTCGGGTTTATTTTGCCGAGACTTCTCACGCGCGCGGTGTCCTGGAAGGCATCGCATACTACAACTTCCTAGACAACATTCGCATCCCCAATGACTCGATCGAAGCATAATGGAACGCCTCTCGATCCGGATAATGTAGCCACGTCTAATCTGACGCGTCGCTCCGCTTCGCGCGATGCATACGAGGCCGAATTAACGCTGCGTCGGTTGATGTCGCGAGTAGATGAGTGCCTGGCCTCCCTTGATGTCGATTCGGAAACACAAGCCGCTTTCCTTAAGCGACTCGACGAGTTTTGGCCGGAGTTGTTCTCTTTGTTGCGCGGACTCTATGGCCAGCGATACGATTTCTTTTTCCACTTGGAACAGATTCTCGTCACCGCCGCAAAGGCTTGCGCCGAGCGACCAGCGAAGTTGGTCGAATCGGATCGGCGGCGCACGCACAATCCTGAGTGGTTCCACAGCGAGAAAATTGTCGGCGGCGCTCTGTACGTCGATCTGTTCAGCGGCAACTTACGTAAGCTGACCGATTCGATCGACTACTTCAAAGAGCTTGGGCTTACCTACTTGCACTTGATGCCCCTGTTCGCCGTTCGGCCCGGCGACAGCGACGGCGGATACGCGATCAGCGATTATCGCAGCGTCGATCCGCGAATCGGAACCATCGACGACTTGACCGAGTTGGCGGCAAGGTTGCACGAGGAAGGCATACTGTTGGTGCTGGACTTTGTCTTCAACCACACGTCCGACGACCATCGTTGGGCAAAGTTGGCTCAATCTGGTGACGTCGAATACCAAGACTTTTACTACATCTTTCCCGATCGCAGTTTGCCCGATCAGTATCAAGCGACCTTACGCGATATCTTTCCGACCGTGCGCCGCGGCAGCTACACGTGGCACGACGCCACTCAGGCTTGGGTCTGGACCACGTTCAACAGTTTTCAATGGGATTTGAATTACAGCAATCCAGCGGTCTTTCGGGCGATGGCCGAAGAGATGTTCTTCATCGCAAACACGGGCGTCGATATTTTGCGTTTGGATGCTGTCGCTTTTATTTGGAAACAGATGGGAACGAGTTGCGAAAATTTGCCCGAGGCTCATCAGCTGATTCAAGCCTTCAATCGATTGGCCAGGATCGCAACGCCGGGATTGGTCTTTAAGTCCGAAGCAATCGTCCACCCCGAAGACGTCTTGAAATACGTTTCGCCCGAAGAGTGCCAAATTTCTTACAACCCAACATTGATGGCGCTACTATGGGAGTCGCTGGCGACTCGCAAGACGACGCTGCTGTGCCAATCGCTTTCGCGATATCACAAGCTGCCACCGCAAACGGCGTGGGTGAACTACCTGCGCTGTCACGACGACATCGGATGGACTTTTGATGACGCCGATGCGGCTCATGTCGGGATCAATGCTTACGAGCACCGGCAATTCCTGAATCGTTTCTATACGGGGCAATTCGAAGGATCGTTTGCGAGAGGCATTCCCTTCCAGGAGAACTTGGAAACCGGTGACATGCGCATCGCAGGTACGCTCGCATCGCTGGCGGGTCTCGAACGCGCGATCGAGTTGAAAGATAACATAGAGATCGAGCTGTCGGTTCGTCGCATGCTGTTGTTGCAAAGCGTGACGCTGTCGATCGGCGGCATTCCGCTGCTGTATCTGGGCGAAGAGTGGGGCATGCTCAACGATTACGAGTTCGTCCAGGACCCTGCCAAAGCAGGCGACACACGTTGGGTTCATCGGCCGAAAATGCGTTGGGAATTTTTGGATGACTTGAAAGAAACGCTTGACACCGATGACGCCCTGGCCGACCGGTCGATTCGGCGATTGATCTTCCGAGGCTTGCAGCGGATGATCGAAAAACGCAAGCACCTTACCGCATTTGCCGGACAAGACATTCAGATATACGCTGCCGGTAATCCGCACCTGCTGTGCTTTGCCCGGATCCATGCGGGCAGTCGGATTTTGGTGGTAGCCAACTTTTCGGATCAACCGCAGGCGATTGACGGCAACCTGCTGCGGACTGCTGGCTTGGCCAGGTTTTTTGAAAACACGCTCAGCGACAAACAGTATTCCACGGAACAGCCGGTCGTCGTCGAGCCCTACGAGACGCTTTGGCTCTCGCGGCTCTAACGCCATTCCGTCCCAATCGCTAACTGCCAATGTTGGGAACCGGAAAAAGGATACCGATGTCGCCGTACAGCAGGCACACGCCGGTCCCACAACGATCAAACTGCTTTGGCCGGAATCAGCCCCATCGCAGTGTCGTGTTCATCGGCGGACAGCACCGTGGCGGTTTTGCGGGCAGCCGACGAGATTTTCGGCGGTGCCGTCTTGGTTTGCGGGGCTGGCTTTGTTTGCGGTTTAGCCAGCGTTGTCCGCAGGTAGCTCAGTGAGTCCCTGTGTTCAGGCATCGCAGCAACATTGTTTTTCTCGATCGCGTCAGACTGAAGGTCATGCAGTTTCGTAAATAACTTGCCCGACGCTGTATCTGCATACGTCTCGACATGCTTCCAACGCGCGTCGCGCACAGCCTACAGCGGTTGACTGCCCAATTGCGGCGTCGGTGCTTCGTAAGGACCACTGGCACGCCAGTCATCTGGAGTCCTGCCATCGATAATCCGCTTCGACCGTGCAGCGAAGTTGGGATGGGCAAACCAGCCGACTTGTAGATCGTTGCGGTTAGATCAATATTCAACACTAGTTCGCTGGAAACCCGTGCCGATGTCTTCGGTCCGGCAATCGCTAATGGAATTCGCATGGACTCTTCGCATGGACTCTTCGTAGGGACTCTTCGTAGGGCAACACCTTACTGGTCATGCCGTGCTCGCAAAGGAGCCAGCCATCGTCGCCCATGAAGATGCATCACGTGTTTTCACTCAGGCCACGGTGCTGCACTTTGTTCATCAGCCGGCCAACAGCTGCGTTCATTTGTTCGACGCTCGCATCGTAGTCACGGGTGTGCTCTCGCGTATGGCAGCTGGGTCTTCGTAGCCTTGCTTGATCGCCTGTGTGCGATTGCGAGACGTCTTCAAGTGCTAGGGTTTTTCCTCCAGGTCGTCGTTCCATGTTCTGGGCAAGGGCATTTTGTCGGCATCGTGCTTGGCAAGGTATTCTTGCTTCGCCAGCCGCATGTGCTTGCCGTCCATGTGAGGCACTTGCATGCAAAGCCACAGCACGAACGGTTTTCCAGCCTTGCTCGACGGCGCATCGAAGCGAATCGCTTCGGCCGCAGCCACATCGTCGAAGAACCCCGCCATCACCCCAACAAGTAGATGCAAAATCGAAGCCGCAGTCCGCTGGACTCGTTTTTAGATGCCGTTTGCCGGTGACGCCCGCCGTGTAACCGGTTTCCCGTAGCTTATGTACGAACGTTGTTTTTCTCCTCGTTGAGCGGCGTTTTGCCAACCGCAGTCGCGCCATTCACGCTGCAAAATCGCCCTGTCAAACAGTCGGCTCGGCTGGGCGAACAGATCGCTAACGTCACGAACGCATTGTCGAATCGCGTGCCGGATTCTGCGATCTGATCGAGGTATGGCGTTTTAAATCGATGGTTGTTGGCGGCACGATAGCCATCCCAGCGGTGGTCGTCTGTCAGAAGAAAGACGATATTCGGCTTCGCTGTTTCCGCATTTGCATACGAGCTATCACTGAGAGTCTGGGATGCCCCCAATTCCTGTACCAGGCGTTATGAAAGATTGGGTTGGGGAATTGGGATCGGTGATTCGCAGTGCTGCTGGAGTGAGGCCGTAGGCCGAACGGAAGCAGCACTGCGAAGCGCGAAC
Encoded here:
- a CDS encoding alpha-amylase family glycosyl hydrolase — translated: MSRVDECLASLDVDSETQAAFLKRLDEFWPELFSLLRGLYGQRYDFFFHLEQILVTAAKACAERPAKLVESDRRRTHNPEWFHSEKIVGGALYVDLFSGNLRKLTDSIDYFKELGLTYLHLMPLFAVRPGDSDGGYAISDYRSVDPRIGTIDDLTELAARLHEEGILLVLDFVFNHTSDDHRWAKLAQSGDVEYQDFYYIFPDRSLPDQYQATLRDIFPTVRRGSYTWHDATQAWVWTTFNSFQWDLNYSNPAVFRAMAEEMFFIANTGVDILRLDAVAFIWKQMGTSCENLPEAHQLIQAFNRLARIATPGLVFKSEAIVHPEDVLKYVSPEECQISYNPTLMALLWESLATRKTTLLCQSLSRYHKLPPQTAWVNYLRCHDDIGWTFDDADAAHVGINAYEHRQFLNRFYTGQFEGSFARGIPFQENLETGDMRIAGTLASLAGLERAIELKDNIEIELSVRRMLLLQSVTLSIGGIPLLYLGEEWGMLNDYEFVQDPAKAGDTRWVHRPKMRWEFLDDLKETLDTDDALADRSIRRLIFRGLQRMIEKRKHLTAFAGQDIQIYAAGNPHLLCFARIHAGSRILVVANFSDQPQAIDGNLLRTAGLARFFENTLSDKQYSTEQPVVVEPYETLWLSRL
- a CDS encoding sulfatase-like hydrolase/transferase — its product is MGASQTLSDSSYANAETAKPNIVFLLTDDHRWDGYRAANNHRFKTPYLDQIAESGTRFDNAFVTLAICSPSRADCLTGRFCSVNGATAVGKTPLNEEKNNVRT